One part of the Glycine soja cultivar W05 chromosome 11, ASM419377v2, whole genome shotgun sequence genome encodes these proteins:
- the LOC114375247 gene encoding uncharacterized protein LOC114375247 — protein MKKLSSTSSSHASPSSSSTTSLDPTMCTSKSATSGCLTAILRKILCSDGLPRDQIRELDSSNAMLSDKDQNFKAKQNSETDTASTATTTAATVTTTTTTTPGIVARLMGLESIEIPFGPKPSSLSRSRSMNSVEYLGAYNGMEEVLHKRVKSTLSFREAPTFLLHESEKFLELSFEGGGGKSREFRSNRRKREPVCAELKQNVRSERGELRENKREKVCDEKVLIEKGKLGKKRVSHVSSGSVGSGGKLQEITNTLHHSKASSEKKCFDDSEAGKLSQNMKGKEVAVGEKQKRRRKKKKTICQKKNKIEVETKSEDSSPVSVLDFEREACATVGLSSRRKLSPKLDNDQHLPVQSDGNLMIDESKVEAIDNNKDEGSKKKEKNDQEYIDIWGEVCRIVEDELAESNKIHIWTNKQGDLGSISADFEAEIFDNLLNELVDQLAGIH, from the exons ATGAAGAAGCTCTcatcaacttcttcttctcatgCATCCCCTTCATCTTCATCCACCACAAGTTTGGACCCAACTATGTGCACCTCCAAAAGCGCAACTTCAGGGTGTCTCACTGCTATCTTGCGCAAAATTCTTTGCTCTGATGGCCTTCCAAGGGACCAAATTAGAGAACTTGATTCATCAAATGCAATGTTGAGTGACAAAGATCAAAACTTCAAGGCTAAACAGAATTCGGAGACCGATACTGCTTCTACTGCTACTACCACTGCTGCTACcgttactactactactactactactcctGGTATAGTGGCAAGATTAATGGGTTTGGAATCAATTGAGATACCCTTTGGACCAAAACCAAGTTCACTTTCGCGCAGCAGATCCATGAATTCTGTGGAATATTTGGGAGCATACAATGGAATGGAGGAGGTTCTGCATAAGAGGGTTAAGTCCACATTGTCTTTTAGGGAGGCTCCAACTTTTCTTCTACATGAAAGTGAGAAGtttttggagctgagtttcgaAGGTGGAGGTGGTAAGAGTAGAGAATTCAGATCCAACAGGAGAAAGAGGGAGCCTGTTTGTGCAGAATTGAAGCAGAACGTGCGATCAGAGAGAGGTGAATTGAGggaaaacaagagagaaaaagtgTGTGATGAGAAGGTTTTGATTGAGAAGGGGAAACTTGGAAAGAAAAGGGTCTCTCATGTGTCTAGTGGGAGTGTTGGAAGTGGTGGTAAGCTTCAAGAAATCACCAACACTTTGcatcattccaaggcttcatctgAAAAGAAGTGTTTTGATGATTCTGAAGCAGGGAAATTGTCACAGAACATGAAGGGCAAGGAAGTTGCAGTTGGTGAAAAgcagaagaggaggaggaaaaagaagaaaacaatttgtcagaaaaaaaacaagatagAAGTTGAAACCAAATCAGAAGATTCAAGCCCAGTTTCTGTCCTTGATTTTGAGCGTGAAGCTTGTGCAACAG TTGGTTTgagttcaagaagaaaattatcACCAAAGCTTGACAATGATCAGCACCTTCCTGTGCAATCTGATGGTAACTTGATGATTGATGAGAGTAAGGTTGAGGCAATTGACAACAACAAAGATGAAGGGtcaaagaaaaaggagaagaatGACCAGGAGTATATAGATATATGGGGTGAAGTTTGCAGAATAGTTGAAGATGAATTGGCTGAATCAAATAAGATACATATATGGACCAATAAACAAGGAGATTTAGGtagcataagtgcagattttgaGGCAGAAATTTTTGATAACTTGCTAAATGAGCTTGTGGATCAACTTGCTGGCATCCACTGA